One window of Quercus robur chromosome 12, dhQueRobu3.1, whole genome shotgun sequence genomic DNA carries:
- the LOC126708383 gene encoding uncharacterized protein LOC126708383, whose product MGWELTNYYEELFSSSNPSVTVEALEKIPCLVTEEMNADLVRDFSELEVWEALNQMAPLKAPSSDRMPPLFYQHFWELMKYDVTNAVLSWLNTGTLPDPINHTLITLVPKVDNPELVTEFRPISLCNVPYKIYSKVLANRLKKFLPSLITEHQYAFAKDRLISDNIMVAFETLHHMKHHSSGRHGFMTLKLDMSKAYDRVEWVYLEKLMERMGFCSRWIALVMSCVRMVTYSIMKLLADYESLSGQKINKDKIAIFFSKSTSEEAKVNIKNLLQLQEVKSYEKYLGLPSFVGRGKKASFDYIKERVWRKLQGWESKLLSQASREVLIKSVIQAIPSYAMGCFKLPIGLCEDIEAMIRRYWWGQRGDRRKIHWLRSSELTKSKMVGGMGFRDLAHFNDALLAKQVWRLIHDKDSLFYKVFKVKFFPHGSLIDAKESSSGSYAWKSILRGRDVVLEGACWRVGNGKSIKIWQHYWLPRKHPTKVASPMVESMEEATVDCLIDEGTRTWNADMVDGIFAPQEAEEIKNIPLAREATEDSLFWPLAQDGKFNCKLGYRFLKEAEDGSQMEARPDHEKGLWKKIWALACPNKVKNLVWRACPERYSEFQAILPPPPPSQPRIRTRWKPPPLDIFKINFDGAVFAEENCSSVGVIVRNREGLVIAAMSEKIPQLLQPIEIEAMAATRALEFAREVGISEAVLEGDSLQVIKALETKDVGLAPFGLLIQDAYSFIPAFSLLSYSHTKREGNLVAHDLAKLAITIPNCVIWMEDVPSDVVDSYQADLAGFS is encoded by the exons ATGGGTTGGGAGCTGACAAATTACTATGAAGAGCTTTTCTCCTCTTCAAACCCGAGCGTTACTGTGGAGGCTCTTGAGAAAATCCCATGCTTGGTGACAGAAGAGATGAATGCAGATTTGGTGCGTGATTTTTCAGAATTGGAAGTGTGGGAAGCTTTAAATCAAATGGCACCTTTAAAGGCTCCGAGTTCGGATAGAATGCCTCCACTCTTCTATCAGCATTTTTGGGAGCTTATGAAGTATGATGTAACCAATGCCGTCCTCTCTTGGTTAAACACAGGTACTTTACCCGACCCTATAAACCATACTCTTATTACTCTTGTGCCAAAAGTTGATAACCCTGAACTAGTGACTGAGTTTCGACCTATTAGTCTATGTAATGTTCCCTACAAAATATATTCCAAGGTCCTAGCTAATAGACTAAAGAAATTCCTTCCATCCCTAATCACTGAACACCAATATGCTTTTGCTAAAGATCGCCTTATTTCAGATAATATTATGGTTGCCTTTGAAACCCTCCATCATATGAAGCATCATAGCTCGGGTAGACATGGATTTATGACCTTAAAACTAGATATGAGTAAGGCCTATGATAGGGTTGAATGGGTTTATTTGGAGAAACTTATGGAGAGAATGGGATTTTGCTCTAGGTGGATTGCTCTTGTTATGAGTTGTGTTAGAATGGTGACATACTCCATTATG AAGTTGCTTGCTGATTATGAGTCGTTATCGGGGCAAAAGATCAACAAAGACAAGATTGCAATCTTTTTTAGCAAGTCTACATCGGAAGAAGCAAAAGTAAATATCAAAAATCTTCTCCAACTTCAAGAAGTTAAATCCTATGAGAAGTATTTAGGGCTGCCATCTTTTGTGGGTAGGGGAAAAAAGGCAAGTTTtgattatataaaagaaagggtATGGAGGAAGCTTCAAGGATGGGAGAGCAAGTTGTTATCACAAGCCAGTAGAGAGGTACTCATTAAATCTGTAATCCAAGCTATTCCTTCCTATGCCATGGGTTGCTTCAAACTTCCCATTGGGCTTTGTGAGGATATTGAGGCTATGATAAGAAGATATTGGTGGGGCCAAAGGGGTGATCGAAGGAAAATTCATTGGCTCCGTTCGAGTGAATTAACAAAATCTAAGATGGTAGGAGGAATGGGTTTCCGTGATTTGGCTCACTTTAATGATGCACTTTTAGCAAAGCAAGTGTGGCGTCTTATCCACGATAAGGACTCTCTCTTTTACAAAGTGTTTAAGGTGAAGTTTTTTCCTCATGGTTCTCTAATTGATGCAAAAGAATCCTCTTCAGGATCGTATGCTTGGAAAAGCATCTTGAGAGGTCGTGATGTGGTCCTAGAGGGAGCTTGTTGGAGGGTAGGCAATGGGAAATCTATCAAAATATGGCAACATTATTGGCTGCCACGAAAACACCCAACTAAGGTAGCATCCCCGATGGTGGAATCTATGGAGGAAGCTACTGTGGATTGTTTGATAGATGAAGGGACACGCACATGGAATGCTGACATGGTAGATGGAATTTTTGCACCGCAAGAAGCAGAAGAAATTAAGAACATTCCATTGGCCCGAGAAGCTACTGAAGACTCGCTGTTTTGGCCACTAGCACAGGATGGAAAGTTTAATTGCAAGCTGGGGTACCGGTTCTTGAAGGAAGCAGAGGATGGTTCTCAAATGGAGGCTCGGCCTGACCATGAAAAAGGCCTATGGAAGAAAATCTGGGCTTTGGCATGTCCGAATAAAGTGAAGAATCTAGTTTGGAGAGCTTGCC CTGAGAGATATTCAGAGTTTCAAGCCATCTTACCGCCACCTCCACCTAGCCAACCACGCATAAGAACACGTTGGAAGCCACCCCCATTGGATatcttcaaaattaattttgatggagcCGTTTTTGCCGAAGAAAATTGTTCAAGTGTGGGAGTTATTGTCCGTAACAGAGAAGGCTTAGTGATTGCAGCCATGTCAGAAAAAATTCCCCAACTCCTCCAGCCAATTGAAATTGAGGCCATGGCAGCCACAAGGGCTCTTGAGTTTGCTAGGGAGGTGGGCATCTCAGAAGCTGTTCTTGAGGGAGATTCGTTGCAGGTGATTAAGGCGTTAGAAACCAAGGACGTTGGACTTGCTCCATTTGGTCTTTTGATTCAGGATGCCTACAGTTTCATTCCAGCTTTTTCTTTATTGTCTTACTCTCATACAAAGAGAGAGGGCAACCTAGTAGCGCATGATTTGGCGAAGTTAGCTATTACCATCCCAAATTGTGTAatatggatggaagatgttccaTCGGACGTTGTTGATTCATATCAGGCTGATTTGGCCGGGTTTTCTTAA
- the LOC126709678 gene encoding uncharacterized protein LOC126709678, translated as MASGWVKSLHCKSKAFEDVYHRNPKNLLPSSSCRKSSQSIKDVVDATKHRPRKSKSTSPKPEPGTKCPRPVKSEPVSVPTNRSTRAPDPFFPALSELPEGHPSRNVVDIIFHTSWSPKAFTGRIEMIFKVQNGSRTVTRFEEYREMVKCRAGSGGPTDGSTWEENARCVADGNEVMRFHCMGPTSGNGTYDARGGGAWAFPGAKGSAICTFSGSGVAHESAGGGRGRRAMLVCRVIAGRVSKQLRVDSLLDGRVGFESVGGDNGELLVFDSRAVLPCFLIIYKL; from the coding sequence ATGGCGAGCGGGTGGGTCAAGTCGTTGCACTGCAAATCGAAAGCTTTCGAGGACGTGTATCACCGGAACCCGAAAAATCTCTTACCCAGTTCGAGTTGCAGAAAGAGCTCTCAGAGCATCAAGGACGTGGTTGACGCCACAAAGCATAGGCCGAGGAAGTCCAAGTCCACGTCACCCAAGCCAGAACCCGGTACTAAATGTCCACGTCCGGTCAAATCCGAACCGGTTTCAGTCCCTACAAACCGTTCTACCCGTGCTCCTGACCCGTTCTTTCCTGCACTGTCGGAGCTACCCGAGGGTCACCCTTCACGCAATGTGGTGGATATTATCTTCCACACGAGCTGGAGTCCGAAAGCGTTCACGGGTCGGATCGAGATGATATTCAAGGTCCAAAACGGGTCGAGAACGGTGACCCGGTTCGAAGAGTATCGCGAGATGGTCAAGTGTCGTGCCGGGTCGGGTGGTCCGACTGATGGGTCCACATGGGAGGAGAACGCGCGGTGCGTCGCGGATGGGAACGAGGTTATGAGGTTTCATTGCATGGGGCCCACGTCTGGAAACGGCACGTACGACGCGCGTGGAGGTGGCGCGTGGGCTTTTCCGGGGGCCAAAGGCTCGGCCATTTGCACGTTTTCCGGGAGCGGTGTGGCCCACGAGAGTGCCGGAGGTGGACGTGGCAGAAGGGCCATGTTGGTCTGCCGGGTCATAGCGGGTAGGGTCTCAAAGCAACTCCGGGTCGACTCGTTGTTGGATGGTCGGGTCGGATTCGAGTCGGTAGGTGGGGACAATGGGGAGCTGCTTGTCTTTGACTCTCGTGCGGTGTTGCCTTGCTTTCTTATCATCTATAAGCTGTAA